A genomic stretch from Komagataeibacter xylinus includes:
- a CDS encoding segregation/condensation protein A, with translation MTRQSDLFDPARPGSEPVIMLDAYQGDLTHLVQLAHAREIDLTRLDIVALIDQLAEAARAHAALPLGMKAQWVVMASGLLLLRSRLLLPADDPRQQQATQEAHELRARLIAAEQAEQLAGWLAARAQLGRDVHAFGGAQPAQGYESAAWKVDRIEFLWGCLAVFDGNWGAMPEPTPFYAPVQLDLFSVEEARVRVRACLAHARKPVPLDRMLPDSVRHGAEGVRRTGLRRSAWSSTFTACLEMVKQGEALAYQPGPDTLPRFGNVERDGAA, from the coding sequence ATGACCCGCCAGTCCGACCTGTTCGACCCCGCGCGGCCCGGCTCCGAGCCGGTCATCATGCTCGATGCGTATCAGGGTGATCTGACGCATCTGGTGCAACTGGCCCATGCGCGTGAAATCGATCTGACCCGGCTTGATATCGTGGCCCTGATCGATCAACTGGCCGAGGCCGCGCGGGCGCATGCCGCCCTGCCGCTGGGCATGAAGGCGCAATGGGTGGTCATGGCGTCGGGCCTGCTGCTGCTGCGCTCGCGGCTTTTGCTGCCTGCCGATGATCCGCGCCAGCAGCAGGCGACGCAGGAGGCGCACGAGCTGCGCGCGCGCCTGATCGCGGCCGAGCAGGCGGAACAACTGGCAGGCTGGCTGGCGGCGCGCGCGCAACTCGGGCGCGATGTTCATGCCTTTGGCGGTGCACAGCCTGCACAGGGTTACGAATCGGCTGCCTGGAAAGTGGACCGGATCGAATTCCTGTGGGGTTGCCTTGCGGTGTTTGATGGCAACTGGGGCGCCATGCCCGAGCCGACGCCCTTCTATGCTCCGGTGCAGCTTGACCTGTTCTCGGTCGAGGAGGCGCGCGTACGGGTGCGCGCCTGCCTGGCCCATGCCCGCAAACCCGTGCCGCTGGACCGCATGCTGCCCGATTCCGTTCGGCATGGGGCGGAGGGCGTGCGGCGCACGGGGCTGCGGCGCTCGGCGTGGAGCAGCACGTTCACCGCCTGCCTGGAAATGGTCAAGCAGGGCGAGGCGCTGGCCTACCAGCCCGGCCCCGACACGCTGCCCCGTTTTGGCAACGTGGAGCGCGACGGCGCGGCCTGA
- a CDS encoding tyrosine-type recombinase/integrase: MTTPQEAPTREATATLRAYRADWVHFTQWCAEHAISPIPATPEGVAAYLRSLGTFAPATIRRRLAAIGKMHRFNALAWDVTHPLIRAALAEMLEQASRPAPRPAVVTPAMLGAMSERCTDGVRGLRDRCLLLFGFAGALRRSELVGLQVEDVRLTPQAVMLTVRDGHETPTIVLPVAQERGLCPAAAFTAWQQVAHRQTGPLFRAISKGERVGGRALTPYAVTRILQRRALMAEVPPATVARLSAHALRAGFIVEALRHGMDATALGQRTRYRDPRALRPYADLLAYD, translated from the coding sequence ATGACCACGCCACAGGAGGCCCCCACGCGGGAGGCCACGGCCACCCTGCGCGCTTACCGGGCGGACTGGGTGCATTTTACGCAATGGTGCGCGGAGCACGCCATCTCTCCCATTCCCGCAACGCCTGAGGGGGTGGCAGCCTACCTGCGCAGTCTGGGCACGTTTGCCCCCGCCACCATCCGCCGCCGCCTGGCCGCCATTGGCAAGATGCACCGCTTCAACGCCCTGGCGTGGGATGTCACGCATCCGCTCATCCGCGCGGCACTGGCCGAGATGCTGGAGCAGGCCAGCCGCCCCGCGCCGCGCCCCGCCGTGGTCACCCCCGCCATGCTGGGCGCCATGTCCGAACGCTGTACCGATGGCGTGCGCGGCCTGCGCGATCGTTGCCTGCTGCTGTTCGGCTTCGCGGGCGCATTGCGCCGCTCGGAGCTGGTGGGGCTGCAGGTGGAAGATGTGCGCCTTACCCCCCAGGCGGTGATGCTGACGGTGCGCGACGGGCATGAGACCCCCACCATAGTGCTGCCCGTGGCGCAGGAGCGTGGCCTGTGCCCGGCGGCGGCCTTTACGGCATGGCAGCAGGTGGCGCACAGGCAGACCGGGCCGCTGTTCCGTGCCATTTCCAAGGGCGAGCGCGTGGGCGGGCGGGCGCTGACCCCTTATGCCGTGACCCGCATCCTGCAACGCCGGGCGCTGATGGCCGAAGTGCCCCCCGCCACCGTGGCCCGGCTCAGCGCCCATGCGCTGCGGGCTGGCTTTATTGTCGAGGCCCTGCGCCACGGCATGGACGCCACGGCTCTGGGCCAACGCACCCGCTACCGTGATCCGCGCGCCCTGCGCCCTTATGCAGACCTGCTTGCCTATGACTGA
- the ade gene encoding adenine deaminase, which yields MAASTISSRIAQGSGRMVADTVIRDVRLFDLVTGEMLPTDIAICGDTIVGTLDHYEGTNVIEGRGRIAVPGFIDTHLHVESSLITPFEFDRCVLPHGVTTAICDPHEMANVLGRPALDYFTEAALRTVMDLRVNLSSCVPSTHLETSGATLGAADLLAYRDHPKVIGLAEFMNIPGVLNGDPVCLEKLEAFAGGHIDGHAPLLRGRKLNGYLSAGITTDHEATTAEEALEKVRKGMMVLIREGSVCKDLRALVPLLNPVTSPFFAFCTDDRNPLEIAHEGHLDYLIRLAISLGVEPLAAYRSASLSAANAFGLRDRGMIAPGKRADIVLLDDLRECRVSDVISAGRLVNDALFAARAVIAPVGLESISLPAPVSAADMEIKGSGTQRPVIGLLPGQIITPFLHADLPVEDGIVQPDPAQDIARICVVARHGHNDNIGRGFVKGFGLSGGALASSVGHDSHNICVVGMNDADMALAVNHLEKTGGGFVVVRDGKVVADMPLPVAGLMSDAPFEAVRDQLEVLRAAARALGCQLDEPFLQLAFLPLPVIPHLKITDFGMVDVNRMELV from the coding sequence ATGGCAGCAAGCACGATTTCCAGCCGGATTGCACAGGGTAGCGGGCGCATGGTGGCCGATACCGTCATCCGTGATGTGCGCCTGTTTGATCTGGTGACGGGGGAGATGCTGCCAACCGACATCGCCATCTGTGGCGACACCATTGTCGGCACGCTGGACCACTACGAGGGCACCAACGTAATCGAGGGCCGTGGCCGCATCGCCGTGCCCGGCTTCATTGACACGCACCTGCATGTCGAATCCTCGCTCATCACGCCTTTCGAGTTCGATCGCTGCGTGCTGCCCCATGGCGTGACCACCGCCATATGCGACCCGCACGAGATGGCCAACGTGCTCGGCCGCCCGGCGCTGGATTACTTTACCGAAGCCGCCCTGCGCACGGTGATGGACCTGCGGGTCAATCTTTCAAGCTGCGTGCCGTCCACCCATCTTGAAACCTCGGGTGCCACGCTCGGTGCAGCCGATCTGCTGGCCTATCGCGACCACCCCAAGGTGATTGGCCTGGCCGAGTTCATGAACATTCCCGGCGTGCTGAATGGCGACCCGGTCTGCCTGGAAAAGCTGGAAGCCTTTGCCGGGGGCCATATCGATGGTCACGCCCCGCTGCTGCGTGGGCGCAAACTCAATGGCTACCTGAGCGCGGGCATCACCACCGACCATGAAGCCACCACGGCGGAAGAAGCGCTGGAAAAAGTGCGCAAGGGCATGATGGTGCTGATCCGCGAAGGCTCGGTGTGCAAGGACCTGCGCGCGCTCGTTCCGCTGCTCAACCCGGTGACCTCGCCCTTCTTCGCTTTCTGCACCGATGACCGTAATCCGCTGGAAATCGCGCATGAAGGCCATCTGGATTACCTGATCCGCCTTGCCATCTCGCTGGGTGTCGAGCCGCTTGCCGCCTATCGCAGCGCGTCCCTCAGTGCGGCCAATGCCTTTGGCCTGCGCGACCGGGGCATGATCGCGCCGGGCAAGCGTGCCGATATCGTGCTGCTTGATGACCTGCGCGAATGCCGCGTATCGGATGTGATCAGCGCGGGCCGCCTGGTGAATGATGCGCTGTTTGCTGCCCGCGCGGTCATTGCCCCCGTGGGGCTGGAGAGCATCAGCCTGCCCGCTCCGGTCAGCGCGGCGGATATGGAAATAAAGGGCAGCGGCACGCAGCGCCCCGTAATCGGCCTGCTGCCCGGCCAGATCATAACCCCTTTCCTGCATGCCGACCTGCCGGTGGAGGATGGCATCGTACAGCCTGATCCGGCGCAGGATATCGCGCGTATCTGCGTGGTGGCGCGGCATGGGCATAACGACAATATCGGCCGGGGCTTTGTTAAGGGCTTCGGGCTGTCTGGCGGGGCGCTGGCCTCATCGGTGGGGCATGACAGCCATAATATCTGTGTGGTCGGCATGAACGATGCCGACATGGCGCTGGCGGTCAACCATCTGGAAAAGACCGGCGGCGGCTTTGTGGTCGTGCGTGATGGCAAGGTGGTGGCCGACATGCCGCTGCCCGTGGCGGGGCTGATGAGCGATGCGCCGTTCGAGGCCGTGCGCGACCAGCTTGAGGTGCTGCGTGCCGCCGCACGCGCCCTGGGTTGCCAGCTTGATGAACCGTTCCTCCAGCTTGCCTTCCTGCCGCTGCCGGTGATCCCGCACCTCAAGATCACGGATTTTGGCATGGTGGATGTCAACCGGATGGAACTGGTCTGA
- the thiC gene encoding phosphomethylpyrimidine synthase ThiC has protein sequence MTTVASPSSPDHVTTGPIMGSVKVWSSPEGHADIRVPFREIALEPSANEPPVRVYDTSGPYTDTNAHIDVRQGLKPVRAPWIVTRGLPAVRPRAVRPEDNGFARGENLVPACPAPHVVHEGRPGQMVTQYEFARAGIITQEMIYAAHRENLGRATMVEGAEERRADGEDFGADIPAFVTPEFVRSEIAAGRAILPANINHPELEPMVIGRNFLVKVNANIGNSAVTSSVAEEVEKMVWSIRWGADTVMDLSTGRNIHNIRDWILRNAPVPIGTVPLYQALEKVGGVPEDLTWEIFRDTLIEQAEQGVDYFTIHAGVRLSHVPLTVNRVTGIVSRGGSIMAGWCLHHHRESFLYEHFEEICDIMRRYDVSFSLGDGLRPGSIADANDAAQFAELETLGELTKIAWAKGCQVMIEGPGHVPMHKIKVNVEKQLRECGEAPFYTLGPLTTDIAPGYDHITSGIGAAMIGWFGTAMLCYVTPKEHLGLPDRNDVKVGVVTYRIAAHAADLAKGHPAARIRDDAISRARFDFRWNDQFKLSLDPDTACSYHDETLPREAHKNAHFCSMCGPKFCSMRISHDLKANAERMAGLEQKKEEFRNNGNRIYVPVDEVATPAE, from the coding sequence ATGACTACCGTCGCTTCGCCTTCATCTCCCGACCATGTCACCACCGGCCCCATCATGGGGTCCGTCAAGGTCTGGTCATCGCCCGAGGGGCATGCGGATATCCGCGTGCCGTTCCGCGAAATCGCGCTCGAACCCAGCGCCAACGAGCCGCCGGTGCGCGTGTATGACACCTCCGGCCCCTATACCGACACCAATGCCCATATCGACGTGCGCCAGGGGCTTAAACCCGTCCGCGCGCCATGGATCGTAACCCGCGGCCTGCCCGCGGTCAGGCCGCGCGCCGTGCGGCCGGAAGATAATGGCTTTGCCAGGGGCGAAAATCTGGTCCCCGCCTGCCCCGCGCCGCATGTAGTGCATGAGGGCCGTCCGGGCCAGATGGTGACGCAATACGAGTTCGCGCGCGCAGGCATCATCACGCAGGAGATGATCTACGCCGCCCACCGCGAGAACCTCGGCCGCGCCACCATGGTCGAGGGCGCTGAAGAGCGCCGTGCCGATGGCGAGGATTTTGGCGCTGACATTCCCGCCTTTGTTACCCCTGAGTTCGTGCGATCAGAGATCGCGGCAGGCCGGGCCATCCTGCCCGCCAACATCAACCACCCCGAGCTTGAGCCGATGGTGATCGGGCGCAACTTCCTGGTGAAGGTCAACGCCAATATCGGCAATTCCGCCGTGACCTCATCGGTTGCGGAGGAAGTGGAGAAGATGGTCTGGTCCATCCGCTGGGGTGCGGATACGGTGATGGACCTCTCGACAGGCCGCAACATCCACAACATCCGCGACTGGATCCTGCGCAACGCGCCGGTGCCCATTGGCACGGTGCCGCTCTATCAGGCGCTGGAAAAGGTGGGCGGCGTGCCCGAGGACCTGACATGGGAAATCTTCCGCGACACGCTGATCGAACAGGCCGAACAGGGCGTGGACTACTTCACCATCCACGCCGGCGTGCGCCTGAGCCATGTGCCGCTGACCGTCAACCGCGTGACCGGCATCGTCTCGCGTGGCGGCTCGATCATGGCCGGGTGGTGCCTGCACCATCACCGCGAAAGCTTCCTGTATGAGCATTTCGAGGAAATATGCGACATCATGCGCCGTTATGATGTCTCGTTCTCGCTCGGTGATGGCCTGCGCCCCGGCTCGATTGCCGATGCGAATGACGCCGCCCAGTTTGCCGAACTTGAAACGCTGGGCGAACTGACAAAAATTGCCTGGGCCAAGGGCTGCCAGGTGATGATCGAGGGGCCGGGCCATGTGCCCATGCACAAGATCAAGGTAAACGTGGAAAAGCAGCTGCGCGAGTGCGGCGAGGCCCCGTTCTACACGCTTGGCCCGCTCACGACCGATATCGCGCCGGGTTACGACCACATCACATCGGGCATCGGGGCCGCCATGATCGGGTGGTTCGGCACTGCCATGCTGTGTTATGTCACGCCCAAGGAACATCTCGGCCTGCCCGACCGCAATGACGTGAAGGTGGGCGTGGTAACCTACCGCATCGCAGCCCACGCCGCCGATCTGGCCAAGGGGCACCCGGCGGCACGCATCCGTGATGATGCCATCAGCCGCGCGCGATTCGACTTCCGCTGGAATGACCAGTTCAAGCTCTCGCTCGACCCGGATACGGCGTGTTCATACCACGATGAAACGCTGCCGCGCGAGGCGCACAAGAACGCGCATTTCTGCTCCATGTGCGGCCCCAAATTCTGCTCCATGCGCATCAGCCACGACCTCAAGGCCAATGCCGAGCGCATGGCCGGGCTGGAGCAGAAAAAGGAAGAGTTCCGCAACAACGGCAACCGGATCTATGTGCCGGTGGATGAGGTCGCGACCCCTGCGGAATAA
- a CDS encoding branched-chain amino acid aminotransferase, which produces MDSATSLPFTLSPTATPVSPERRAEILANPGFGRVFTDNMVVIRYQEGRGWHDARVQPYAPLTLDPAAAVLHYAQEIFEGMKAYRTAEGGITLFRPQANAARFRKSAERLAMAELPEDVFVEAVRQLVRVDHAWVPGKPDESLYIRPYMIASETFLGVKPASEYLFMVIASPVGAYFGAEAVSVWVSDFCRAAPGGTGEAKCGGNYAASLLAQQEAKGHGCAQVLFLDAVERRWIEEMGGMNVFFVFDDGTVATPPLTGTILRGITRDSLLTLAREMGLTVREEPYAIDQLYADAASGRLKEVFACGTAAVVSPIGRFRGHKGEAVIGDGAGIGPVTAKLRNALIGIQRGTAPDTHGWVEKVI; this is translated from the coding sequence ATGGACAGCGCCACTTCCCTTCCCTTCACGCTTTCACCCACCGCGACCCCGGTCTCGCCCGAGCGACGGGCGGAAATTCTGGCCAATCCCGGTTTCGGGCGTGTCTTTACCGACAACATGGTCGTGATCCGCTACCAGGAAGGCAGGGGATGGCATGATGCCCGCGTACAGCCTTATGCGCCGTTGACTCTCGACCCGGCGGCGGCCGTGCTGCACTACGCGCAGGAAATATTCGAGGGCATGAAAGCCTACCGCACGGCGGAAGGCGGCATTACCCTGTTCCGCCCGCAGGCCAATGCCGCGCGTTTCCGCAAATCGGCCGAGCGCCTTGCCATGGCCGAACTGCCGGAGGACGTGTTTGTCGAGGCCGTGCGCCAGCTCGTGCGCGTGGACCATGCATGGGTGCCGGGCAAGCCTGATGAGAGCCTGTACATCCGCCCCTACATGATTGCGAGCGAGACGTTCCTCGGCGTCAAGCCTGCGTCGGAATACCTGTTCATGGTCATTGCCTCGCCCGTGGGCGCCTATTTCGGTGCGGAAGCGGTGAGCGTGTGGGTGTCTGATTTCTGTCGCGCCGCTCCCGGTGGCACGGGCGAGGCCAAGTGCGGCGGCAACTATGCCGCAAGCCTGCTGGCCCAGCAGGAAGCCAAGGGCCATGGCTGCGCGCAGGTGCTGTTCCTTGATGCGGTGGAGCGCCGCTGGATCGAGGAAATGGGCGGCATGAACGTGTTCTTCGTGTTCGATGATGGCACGGTTGCCACCCCGCCGCTGACCGGCACCATCCTGCGCGGCATCACCCGCGATTCGCTGCTCACCCTTGCGCGTGAGATGGGCCTGACCGTGCGTGAGGAGCCCTACGCCATTGACCAGCTTTATGCCGATGCGGCCTCGGGCCGCCTGAAGGAAGTGTTTGCCTGCGGCACGGCGGCGGTGGTCTCGCCCATCGGGCGCTTCCGTGGCCACAAGGGCGAGGCGGTGATTGGTGATGGCGCGGGCATTGGCCCGGTCACGGCCAAGCTGCGCAATGCCCTGATCGGCATCCAGCGCGGCACGGCGCCTGATACCCATGGCTGGGTGGAAAAGGTGATCTGA
- a CDS encoding NADPH-dependent oxidoreductase yields the protein MSSSTVSSFSAQSSMNALWQARYGTKPPAQPLPESPVARSLMAHRSVRHFSPAPLPEGVVEAAIAAAQSASSSCNLQAWSVIAVRDPARRARLAKIAGDQAFIAQAPLFLAWVVDLSRLEHVGQAQGRALPGLDCLDTFLGGVVDTALAGQNAAATFESYGLGIVYVGAVRNQPEAIAAELGLPPGTFALFGMSVGYPDRAQPTAIKPRLPQAMVLHEERYNPATASDEASIKAYDACLEASRAGARGWSEGVVARMGDVGALHGREHLPAALRALGFVLGKA from the coding sequence ATGTCCAGCAGTACCGTTTCTTCCTTTTCCGCCCAGTCCTCCATGAATGCGCTGTGGCAGGCCCGTTATGGCACGAAACCGCCGGCGCAGCCGCTGCCCGAAAGCCCGGTGGCGCGCAGCCTCATGGCGCATCGTTCCGTGCGGCATTTCAGCCCCGCACCCCTGCCCGAAGGCGTGGTGGAGGCGGCGATTGCCGCAGCCCAGTCGGCCTCGAGCTCATGCAACCTGCAGGCATGGAGCGTAATTGCCGTGCGCGACCCCGCGCGCCGTGCCCGGCTGGCCAAAATAGCGGGCGATCAGGCTTTCATCGCGCAGGCGCCGCTGTTCCTGGCGTGGGTGGTGGACCTGTCGCGGCTCGAGCATGTGGGGCAGGCGCAGGGCCGGGCACTGCCGGGGCTGGACTGCCTCGATACATTTCTGGGCGGCGTGGTGGATACGGCGCTGGCCGGGCAGAATGCGGCGGCGACGTTTGAATCCTACGGGCTGGGGATCGTGTACGTGGGTGCCGTGCGCAACCAGCCCGAGGCCATTGCCGCCGAGCTCGGCCTGCCGCCCGGAACGTTCGCGCTGTTTGGCATGAGCGTGGGCTACCCCGACCGCGCGCAGCCCACCGCCATCAAGCCGCGCCTGCCGCAGGCTATGGTGCTGCATGAGGAACGCTACAACCCCGCTACTGCCAGCGATGAAGCCAGCATAAAGGCTTATGACGCCTGCCTTGAGGCCAGCCGCGCGGGTGCGCGGGGCTGGAGCGAGGGCGTGGTGGCGCGAATGGGGGATGTGGGCGCACTCCATGGCCGCGAGCACCTGCCTGCTGCCCTGCGCGCTTTGGGTTTTGTGCTGGGCAAGGCGTAA
- a CDS encoding MDR family oxidoreductase, which yields MFEALMIRQADGETTTRLEQVDPASLPQGDVTVEVAQSSLNYKDALAVTHGTPVVRHFPMIPGIDLAGRVLHSDDPVFRPGDQVLATGWGLGEKHWGGMAGMARLPGRWLLPHPAGLSGRQVMGIGTAGFTAMLCVMALEDGGLTPASGPIIVSGAGGGVGGMAVMLLAQLGYQVVAVTGRAQLQAYLISLGAAEVLPREALAPTGKPLEKARWAGGIDVVGGEVLATMCASITQGGTVAACGLAGDMALPLTVAPFILRNVRLQGIDSVMCPRPRRMTAWARLARDIDPTRLDSMLHDATLAEVPALAPRLLAGHIRGRTVVHLTDSK from the coding sequence ATGTTCGAGGCCCTCATGATCCGCCAGGCCGATGGCGAGACCACCACCCGGCTGGAACAGGTCGACCCCGCAAGCCTGCCACAGGGCGATGTGACGGTTGAAGTCGCGCAGTCGAGCCTGAACTACAAGGATGCGCTGGCCGTGACGCACGGCACGCCGGTGGTGCGGCATTTTCCCATGATTCCGGGCATCGACCTTGCGGGCCGCGTTCTCCACTCCGATGACCCGGTCTTCCGCCCCGGCGATCAGGTTCTGGCCACCGGCTGGGGGCTGGGAGAAAAGCACTGGGGCGGCATGGCCGGCATGGCCCGCCTGCCGGGGCGGTGGCTGCTACCGCACCCTGCAGGCCTGTCGGGGCGGCAGGTGATGGGAATCGGCACGGCAGGCTTTACGGCCATGCTGTGCGTGATGGCGCTGGAAGATGGCGGGCTGACGCCTGCCTCCGGCCCCATCATCGTAAGCGGTGCGGGCGGCGGCGTGGGCGGCATGGCCGTAATGCTGCTGGCACAATTAGGCTATCAGGTGGTGGCGGTGACCGGGCGGGCGCAGCTTCAGGCCTATCTGATCAGCCTCGGTGCGGCTGAAGTGCTGCCGCGCGAGGCGCTGGCCCCCACTGGCAAACCGCTGGAAAAGGCGCGCTGGGCAGGCGGAATCGATGTGGTGGGGGGCGAGGTTCTGGCCACGATGTGCGCCTCCATTACGCAGGGCGGCACGGTGGCGGCCTGCGGGCTGGCAGGCGACATGGCCCTGCCGCTGACGGTGGCCCCTTTCATTTTACGCAATGTGCGCCTGCAGGGAATCGACAGCGTCATGTGCCCCCGCCCGCGCCGCATGACGGCATGGGCGCGGCTGGCGCGTGACATCGACCCCACACGACTGGACAGCATGCTGCATGACGCAACACTGGCCGAGGTGCCTGCCCTCGCGCCGCGGCTGCTGGCAGGGCATATAAGAGGGCGGACAGTCGTCCACCTCACTGATTCAAAATAA
- a CDS encoding CbtB domain-containing protein: protein MSQDTSVLSANIAAPPVAIPVRDLLPWGVFGLVLASLLIYFVGAEQGATSLISGHYVHEFVHDGRHLLGFPCH, encoded by the coding sequence ATGAGCCAAGACACATCCGTCCTGTCCGCCAATATTGCCGCCCCGCCGGTTGCCATTCCGGTGCGCGACCTGCTGCCGTGGGGTGTGTTCGGGCTGGTTCTGGCCTCGCTGCTGATCTACTTCGTGGGCGCGGAGCAGGGGGCGACATCGCTCATTTCCGGTCATTACGTGCATGAATTCGTGCATGATGGCCGCCATCTGCTTGGCTTCCCCTGCCACTAA
- a CDS encoding histidine phosphatase family protein, with protein sequence MVSKLPSKVNHPLLAPPFRATQGSMNQTLTCIALPAPDELRRGVIPVRDATPALPAGFMDHLPPADRLFVPPALSRAIGADACEAVPALNAADMGTWHGLSLKALPAADLARWVEDDSFAPPGGESRDSLLSRAGTWLAACPKTPARMLVLADATVARALAIAALGGDGAMMARLDIAPLTRTVLTRHTTWRLATSGAPLP encoded by the coding sequence ATGGTTTCAAAATTGCCCAGCAAGGTCAATCATCCATTGCTCGCCCCACCCTTTCGGGCCACGCAGGGCAGCATGAACCAGACGCTGACCTGCATCGCCCTGCCCGCGCCCGATGAGTTACGCCGCGGCGTCATACCCGTGCGCGATGCCACCCCCGCCCTGCCCGCAGGCTTCATGGACCACCTGCCCCCGGCCGACCGCCTTTTTGTGCCACCCGCCCTGAGCAGAGCCATCGGGGCCGATGCATGTGAAGCCGTGCCCGCCCTGAATGCCGCCGATATGGGCACGTGGCATGGGCTTTCGCTCAAGGCTCTGCCTGCGGCCGACCTGGCCCGCTGGGTGGAAGACGACAGCTTTGCCCCGCCGGGGGGTGAAAGCCGGGACTCGCTGCTAAGCCGCGCAGGTACCTGGCTGGCCGCATGCCCCAAAACGCCAGCACGCATGCTGGTGCTGGCCGATGCCACGGTTGCCCGTGCCCTTGCCATCGCGGCCCTTGGGGGGGATGGCGCCATGATGGCGCGGCTGGACATCGCCCCCCTGACCCGCACGGTACTGACCCGCCACACCACCTGGCGGCTGGCCACAAGCGGCGCGCCCCTGCCCTGA
- a CDS encoding DUF1636 domain-containing protein, with protein MTTSPPPQTPAVHLHVCVTCRRGLPASDNPQGRQLHDAMQALAKGNSSIVVHEVACLAACNDGCTAVIATPGKWGWLLANLGPEKAGDLLTYIDAYAASAKGTVMPSRRPASLSDMVRGRFPASLFSGV; from the coding sequence ATGACTACTTCCCCCCCGCCACAAACGCCTGCCGTGCACCTGCATGTGTGCGTGACCTGCCGCAGGGGCCTGCCTGCATCCGATAACCCGCAGGGCCGCCAGCTGCACGATGCCATGCAGGCACTGGCCAAAGGCAATTCCAGCATTGTGGTGCATGAGGTCGCCTGCCTTGCCGCGTGCAACGATGGCTGCACCGCCGTGATCGCCACACCGGGTAAATGGGGCTGGCTGCTCGCCAATCTTGGACCGGAAAAGGCAGGTGACCTGCTGACCTATATCGACGCCTATGCCGCATCGGCCAAAGGCACCGTCATGCCATCGCGCAGGCCCGCAAGCCTGTCGGACATGGTGCGCGGCCGCTTTCCCGCATCCCTCTTTTCCGGAGTCTGA
- the cobW gene encoding cobalamin biosynthesis protein CobW, which yields MNISATARAKVPVTVITGFLGAGKTTLLRHVLANAKGKRIAIVVNEFGTLGIDGDTLRACGVEGCTDEDIVELTNGCLCCTVADDFLPTMEALLDRATPPDHIVIETSGLALPKPLLKAFGWPTIRTRMTVDGVVTVVDGPAVEAGRFADDPEEVARQQAADPSLDHDNPLAEVYEDQLLCADLIVLNKTDLMTPAQADAVETEIRAEIPRAVKVVRATDGEVDPAVLLGLDAAAEDDLAARPSHHDAEGGEHEHDDFESFVLPIPEQDSVEGFITRLKKLAEQHDILRMKGYATVHGKAMRLAVQGVGSRFRHQFDQPVPKDGPRTGNLVVIGQKGMDQAAIAAALAQA from the coding sequence ATGAACATCTCCGCCACGGCCCGCGCCAAGGTGCCCGTTACCGTCATCACCGGCTTTCTGGGCGCGGGCAAGACCACGCTGCTGCGCCACGTTCTGGCCAATGCCAAGGGCAAACGCATTGCCATCGTGGTCAATGAATTCGGCACGCTGGGCATTGATGGCGACACGCTGCGCGCCTGCGGCGTGGAAGGCTGCACGGACGAAGATATCGTCGAACTGACCAATGGCTGCCTGTGCTGCACCGTGGCCGACGACTTCCTGCCCACCATGGAAGCCCTGCTCGACCGCGCGACCCCGCCCGACCATATCGTGATCGAGACCTCCGGCCTCGCCCTGCCCAAGCCGCTGCTGAAGGCCTTTGGCTGGCCCACCATCCGCACGCGCATGACGGTTGATGGCGTGGTGACCGTGGTCGACGGCCCCGCCGTGGAAGCAGGCCGCTTTGCCGATGACCCCGAGGAAGTCGCCCGCCAGCAGGCCGCCGACCCCTCGCTCGACCACGACAACCCGCTTGCCGAGGTGTACGAGGACCAGCTCCTGTGCGCCGACCTGATCGTGCTCAACAAGACCGACCTCATGACACCTGCACAGGCCGATGCGGTCGAGACCGAGATCCGCGCCGAGATCCCGCGCGCGGTCAAGGTGGTGCGCGCCACCGATGGCGAGGTTGATCCCGCCGTGCTGCTTGGCCTTGATGCGGCGGCGGAAGATGACCTCGCCGCCCGCCCCTCCCACCACGATGCCGAGGGTGGCGAGCACGAGCATGATGATTTCGAGAGCTTCGTGCTGCCCATCCCCGAGCAGGACAGCGTGGAAGGATTCATAACCCGGCTGAAGAAACTGGCCGAACAGCACGACATCCTGCGCATGAAGGGCTACGCCACCGTGCACGGCAAGGCCATGCGGCTGGCGGTGCAGGGGGTTGGCAGCCGCTTTCGCCACCAGTTCGACCAGCCCGTGCCCAAGGATGGCCCGCGTACGGGCAACCTTGTGGTGATCGGCCAGAAGGGCATGGACCAGGCTGCCATTGCAGCGGCGCTGGCACAGGCGTAA